Below is a genomic region from Gasterosteus aculeatus chromosome 2, fGasAcu3.hap1.1, whole genome shotgun sequence.
AACTCGGACGTCTTCCTCTCTCCATTGTGTTTGGCTGCTGCCTCTGTTGGTTTGAGGGCGTTGTGTGcgttgtgggtgtgtgtgtgtgtgtgtgtgtgtgtgtgtgcgtgcgtgtggaggTGTTACTGTGTGACTGTGTCCATCAACAGCTTGGTCTCGTGTGTCAACTTGGAttttattcatccattcatttatctttttacaAACCCGCTCACGCAACCGTGTTCGGCTTCAttaggaggggaaggaggtATTTGTTGTGAtacacaacacacgcacacatgcacacacacacacacacacacacacgtatatggACAAACACTCCTCGATTGCAATCAGAACAAAAGATCAGGGGTCAAACTGGGTCAGCTGACCCCCGCCTCCCTTTTtaggccttttttttcctcctctttgctgTCCCAAAGCGTGCTGTCCAACTACACAACTCCccgtgtgagacacacacacacacacacacacacaactcagaTACACAGTGCAGCCTCCAACCACAACACCATAAAACAATATCCTCCATCCATTAGTCGTAACTCTCTCAATGATACGCGCAGTATCAgagctcaacacacacacacacacacacacacacacacacacacatcttttatTCCAAGTCTTATTCcgcctttgctttttttttttatattctagCCCCCACACAGCTcgcagcatcacacacacacacacacacgaacaaagAGAACCACCATCTCCACATATTTGTCTCTCCTTTTTAAAAGGGGGTTTTATTTAGCATAAATGTTGAAGCCAAGGGTGCCGcgctgccatggcaacccaATTAAACGGAGGATCTCTTCAGAAAGCAGAAATCTAAATTATTCGGACTCTTTTATGAAGGGAAAAATGAAAATTCCCTCCACTGTATACGCAGACTGTAAaggcccctgggggggggggcgaggggggagacgagggaggggggagacgtgggggtggggggggcaaaggagatgaggaaaaatgctgctgttttttttgttgtttctgacCATTCAGTTGAAAGTTGAAGGCGATGAAATTCCGTCTcacaacgaggcacaaaggagggggggtgggggggtaggggagggggggggggtgggcgggggtgATGTAACCTCGGCGTCTCTTATGAACTCGCCACAATACGCGTGGCGGCAAAATCCTGGCGGTGAAAAACCGCACATGATGAAACCCATGAGCTGCGTGCGCGAGATTAGGCGCCGGTGTTTGTGGTAAACGGGTTNNNNNNNNNNNNNNNNNNNNNNNNNNNNNNNNNNNNNNNNNNNNNNNNNNNNNNNNNNNNNNNNNNNNNNNNNNNNNNNNNNNNNNNNNNNNNNNNNNNNNNNNNNNNNNNNNNNNNNNNNNNNNNNNNNNNNNNNNNNNNNNNNNNNNNNNNNNNNNNNNNNNNNNNNNNNNNNNNNNNNNNNNNNNNNNNNNNNNNNNcccatctccccctctcctccccctcctcccccctgcagcagcCTCAGCGCATCACCTGACCAGGTGGTTAAAAGCGTCACTGTGGCGTCTcatgaagtgtgtttgtgtctgtttgggAGAGACACCTGTCATCAGTTACATGTCAAttaggggggagggaggggggggggtcctgacacacacacacgcacacacacacacacacacacacactggtgtctCTCTGGATGGGTGGTGATGAGGTATGCTGGGGGGGGGTGATTCAGAGCGATGAAGCGCTCAGCAGTCGCCACCGAAAACACCGGGTGTAAACGATGACGCGGCTGAGAGGTTTGAAAGaattaatatgtgtgtgtgtctgtgtgtgtgtgtgtgtgtgtgtgtgtgtgtgtgtgcgtcttcacTCACAAGCTGTTATCGCTGTCGGGCGAAAcccttttaaattgaaaaaaaaagtgacaactGTTCATGTTTTCCTTCCCCTTTTGAAAGGGCGTCACGCAGAGAACCGATAATCCCTCTAATTCCGTGAAGCGACGGCGCGCTGTCCTTCGCTCTCCTGCTCGCTGTCCTTCGCTCTCCTGCTCGCGCCCGACTCACCcgttctcctccccctctcccctcctccccaggtGCCGACGTGACCGAACCCAACAGCTCGGACAGCCGCGGCGACTTCTTCCTCAAGCAGGAGGAGGCCCTCGCCGCCGAGCCCAGCTACCTGGGCCCCGGCGACTCGGAGGAGGCcggcggcgggcggcggcgggggcgggaCCATCTCGTCCGTGGCCAACCTGAAGGCGGCGCTGATGAGCAAGAACAGCCTGCTGTCCCTGAGGGCCGAGATGATGGGAGACGATAACCCCCTGTTGTTCGAGTACCTGCCCAAAGGAGCTCACTCCCTGTCCTGTGagtcactacacacacacacacgcgcacacacacacacacacacacacacacacacacacgtggtcaCCTGTGAGACATCAAAACACACCCAGGCTTTTTCACAcgggtgtcctcctcctctgcaccgtgttttgtctttgggtcgtttgtgtgagtttgtgtgagtttgcgtgagtttgtgtgtgtcggtgactcagacagagagagaggcgcTGGGATCGCTCTCACGTGTGCGTGAGAAAAGATGTGTTTGGGTTCTTCGTTTGTGGTTCTTATCGGCAGCAAAAACACAACGACAGAGTTCATCCGCAACCGAAGGGCGACGACGACGGGCCGAATCTGACGCACCTGCACATAAAAGTCCCGCCAGATCGTCGTGAACAgcgagcgcgtgtgtgtgtgtgtgtgtgtgtgtgcgcgcgcacgtcTTTGTACGTCCGCAAACATCAACCGAGATCTGACTCACTTTAGAATAAACCATTTTATAAATCGCACAATAAACGCTTATTTGTGGTAATTTAGTTATTTTTCCTTCCTGTCCTCCAGCGAGGGTGTTAAACtgtctccttgtgtgtgtgtgtgtgtgtgagcgtataTATTATCTTGAGTCCGcgtgggcaggtgtgtgtgtgtgtgtgtgtgtgtgtgtgtgtgtgtgtgtgtctctgctttcACTGGCTGGTAATTGGGTCTTTTGTCCCGAGTTGTGTCCGTCTTTGTGAGCAAAGGACGGGTACAACTCCGAGCCGAGTCACGCCTTTTCATCTGAGCCCCGCTcacctacaaaataaaaagaccccctgccccccccccctctgcccccccccccccccccccctccgcccccccaggcTGAACCTGAATGGGCCGAGACGCTCTGTTGTCCAGCGTGATGAGTGTGTGCGACTGACGAGGCTTTTGGATTCACGCTGTTAATAGTTCACACGCATGTTGAGCGGGCTTCATGTCTTAGGAACCTCGGGAAggttttttgccccccccccctcccccctcatcctcccccctcctccccccctcctcagggTCTAAATGAGGGCAGAAAATAAACAAGCCCTCAGATTACCGGGCGGAGGACGAGTCTGCCTGGTCCGACGGATTgctgctccccctccctcccccccacctccccctccctcccgctctccttCACCCCTGCTTAACATCCTCCctgtcctttcctttcctcctccccctcctgtactcccccctcccaccatccCTCCCGCCATACGTTCTCCTTCACCCCTCCTTAACACTCATCCCtcaccctccttcctcccctccctgcaGTTCCTCCctactccccctccctcacatttctcctctcccccccccccacatttttTAAGCATCAAAGTGTGTTGGTCCATAAAAAGTCCTGGGAAAGTATTGATCGGGGCAGCAAGGTCACCCGACCCGCTTCCAGGGAGACCAGTGGATGGAAGCAGAAGGTTCTTCTCGCTCCTCCACATAATTCACTTAAACAAGACACGGTCCCCTAAAGGGTCCCGTGGTTTGGACCCCTTGCGTGGCTCTACGTTCCCGCCCGTAGGGGGAGGAGCTCCAGAAGGTACCGGGACCGGTCCACGTGTGTCAATCAGCCTCCCCAAATCCAATGAAGATCATTGGGAGTTGGACCCGACTTCAGATTGTGGGTCTTACTTAGTTTGAAAGGCGATTGTTGTGTCTCATTGTGAAGGAGGAAGGTACCAGCAGCCTACTACTCCTCTGACCCACAATCCCTTGCAGAGCGGACCTGCGTGACCTGAAGGGAaacgggggggggtcaaagttcGAGGTGCAATGGCAAGTCTGCGTGAACGCGCTCTGCATGCATGTCTCATTTGATTTGTGAATAtcaattaaaagaataaaaggggTCATTAAGCGTTAAACTCACCGATGTTTCACTTGATGAGCTATTGGACATCGGTCAGCCGGTCAGGAGGTAATTGGTCAGGAGGTAATTGGTCAGGAGGTAATTGGTCAGGAGGTAATTGCCTCCCTGAAGCCCATCAGGCCCGACGGGTCCCGACccgctttgtgttttttttgtcgctCTGTCTTTACTTTACATCTTCTACGTTCCTCCACTTTCGTGTGATTCTCACCTCTCGGGCTCCGTGACTCAGCCCGCcgttgtttgtatttctttacgACGCGCCAGACACGACTGCAATATTAAACTCGGCGAGACGAGCGATAAAACGCGCAGCATGAGAgaaggagacacacaggaaTCCGTCACGCCCAGACTTTATTAAACCACTTCTTTCTTCTCCAAAGAAGCTGTTAATGAGCTgctcctcctcacctgcagctcACCTCGCCACTCCGCCTCCCCCGTAATGTGCTTTCTCccgttggagggggggggggggggggggggggggtcggggggcgcCGCCCTTTAACATTCCAGGAATCCGCGTCCACGGTGAGGCCTCGCGGTGGTGCGATTCCGTCCGGTGTGCAGAGGAGGGCGATGAATGGCTGAAACCCCACCGCATAACTCTGGAGACATTCACCCCCCACTCCTCTCCCCccgccctctcctccaccccccaccgccACCCCCCAcccgctggaaaaaaaaaagaaacgcagcCCACTCTCACACGTACTTGCATACACAACCCAGAATAACTTCATCTCACGTGCTGGAAGAGATAAAGAGACTCTCAGTAGCAGCTATTAATgcagaagaacacacacacacacacacacacacacacacacacacatttatcaaTAGTCATGAGGAGCTAAAGGTTCTGGGAGAACGTTTGAAACCCCTCATCCAACGAGCCTCCACTGGTTGCCAGTAAACATCTGACGCGGTCGATCCGGTCGTCCCCGCCTGTGCAGAAAGTCTTCACTTGAGCTCCAAGATGGCTCCTCTCCAAAAGCGCCGTCCCTCCACGCTGCAGAGGATCCTCGAGCCCTCTCTTCTCACATTATGCATtttgcacgcgcacacgcgcacacgctgcATCCCCGGCGCACACGCATGTGggtggaaggagaaggagagcagaggagcgaCGAGAACGAGCCCTGAACCCGCTCTGCTGAAAGtgaaactttctttttcttcttcctcctcctcccccaagTGTTTCACAGCGCAGCACTGGCAGCctctgtgtgccccccccccccaaccctcccccacgactcccccccccccccccccccgtgccccccaCCGCCCCACTGCCCACTCTCTCCCGCTGTGTGCTGGTGGCCAGCTGCTGGCAGCGTTGCAGTTGTACGTGAGTGGGTGGGTGAGACTCGTTTCCTGTGCTTCTCAGGGCTCCGCTCCAACAACTGCTGCAGCGCCCTCCGGCCGGGGGCCGCGGGGGCCGCGGGGGCCGCGGGGGCCGCGGGGGCCGCTATTCATAACAAACAGGGTGCCGgttcctctccgcctcctcttcttcttcctcttcttcttcctcctcctcaacttCCACaatcaccgccgccgccgccgccgccctcatcttcatcatcatcgtcgtcatcgtcgtcatcaccatcatcgtcatcaccaccaccatcgaCACACTACCCGCCCACTCCGCCCCCGCCCCTGCACCCCGCTGAGCCCCGGCCCCCCCGGGTCCCCGGTCCGCGGGCCGGGGCGACCCGGCTGCTCTCAGAAGGGTCGGACATGGAAGTGGAAGAGGCCCCCGAGGGGCCCGAGGCCTCCAACTTGCCTGAGGTAAGCGTGCGGAGCCTCGGctccaggtcagaggtcaggtgcTCCTGCAGATAGAAgttttgtgaggggggggggggtagaaagtGACCCTGAAGTGGGTCTTCTTGAGGAGAGTAGGGGTTAATGGGGTCAACTTTCCCTGTAGAAAGTCTTTTTTTACACGCCGtcactcaacccccccctcgcTGTGTGGCAttttttccagctgtttcccccCTTTCTGTCCGTCTTTCTTGGCGTGCTCCGTTTGCTCTTtgctttccttcttctttttcctttcttttgtcaACTTTTGCTTTAACATGGCAGAATTCACCCTTCAAacgcagagagaaaaagaggagccAAAGAGCCTTTGCCGCGCGTCAGCGTTAACgccggcagcggcagcggcagcggcaccGCACATCTGGCCACAATGGCAGCGCGCGTCTCAGAGATGGCAGATAAGCGACAGAGAGGTAGTGAGATGAAAGGAGCGTAGAATCAATACAAGTAGACAATGAGAGGTTTGCTCTCGCAGCCCAGGAAATTGTttgttctgcgtgtgtgtgtgtgtgtgtgtgtgtgtgggcgcatGGCAGCATGAgcatgtgtggatgtgagttcTGTGCCagtcgagtgtgtgtgtgtgtgtgtgtgtgtgtgtgagcggttTAGGAGGACCTGCCTCCCAACAAGCCTCCGTGTCTCTGCGGACAAGCCATCTGTTTGCCCGGCGCTTGGTGTTCTGTTCCctcggagggggaggagcagggggggagcaggggggagcaggggggggggagtttgaaGAAGCGTTGAGATGGGATGTAGATGAGGGAAAGCAGAGATGCACCTTGCTGCATCAGGCAGATCATTGTATTAATACCGTATATCAACCTGACGGCGTCTCGGAGGAAACTGTCAGCAGCTTTTTCTCTGTCTGCTTGCTCATTTTAAACCAGTTTCCTTTAAATCACCCCGATCCGTCTGCGTCTTTTacttttgttctgttttccttGTCTCATGTGGCGGGGGGGTAAAGTATAAGGTTGTCTTTCGCAGCTTGTCTCACCAGCCGCACGCCCGGACGACAATGCATACAGCCCGTGCAGATGTGCGTTTGGAGTCATGACGTAGTGTTTTGTGCCTGCAGGAGGGACTGAGAAGCCGGGAGGACGTGAGGGGGTGCGGCCCAGGTACGGCTCCACAATGAAAGCGCCCGCGTCACTTCCAACGGGACCTTTTGTGttcactctcctctccctcgtctTGTCGCTGTCTCAGCTTCGGGTGGAGACGAGTCTCCCGCGGGGTCGGATCCGACGGCCGACGGGGGCTTCGCGCCAGCGCTCCTGGCCGAAGAGGCCGGGTCGGGGACCGGCGCCTGGCCCTGGTTCCCCTGCTCCCTGTGCAAGCGGCTGTTCAGCAGCCTGGAGCACCTCAGGGAGCACGAGTACCGCCACACGCTGTCCCTCATGGCGCTGTCGCTGGACTGGCCGGGCGCCCAAGGCCGCCCCGCGCCGCCCCGCCACCAGCCGCGACCCCAGCCCCTCCACTGCCGCCAGGCCCTCTGCCGGCCTGCCGCGGAGCCGGCGCCGGAGCGCTACCTCTGCTCGCAGTGCCCCGCCAGCTTCACCCTCAAGTCCAACGCCGACCGCCACGAGAAGACCATCCACTACAAGAAGAAGCTGATGCAGTGCGCGTACTGCCTGAAGCACTTCCGGGACCGCACAGACCTGCACCGCCACCTGTCCTCCGTGCACTCCCGGGAGAGGGGCTACGCCTGCCCCGCCTGCGCCAAGGCCTTCAGCACCCAGAAGAACCTGGCCACGCACGTCAAAGTGTGCTGCCAGCTGGGCCCGGGGGACCTGCTGGGAGGCGGCGCCGGGACGGGGATGTCCCGGGGCGGGGCGATGGACTCGCTGTGGCGGCTGTCTCAGGAGATGAAGGTTGACCGTCACAATCTCGCCATCAACGCGGAAGACCGATATGGGCTCACGTGCTCGGACGCCACCGGTTAGCAGCAAAGCCTCGCGGCGCCGCACGTTCAGCCAAAATAGAATTTTGCATTGcgctgagaagggaagaaatcCCTTAAAATGATCCGTTATTCAATTATTCAAAAATCACTTGTTTGGCAACTTGTGAAATATCATTTTGAACTAATTGAGATCTTAAATGTCAAAAATGCACAACTGCTATGCAAGTattactgtttttgttgttttatatttaagTTCTAAAGTTTGTGCGTAGAACCCACTAAAAGGAGGGAGTGGAGAGAcgggggtctgggggggggggtcctgtcgTCGGTCACCAGTCTGACTACACGCTTCGCTCCTTTTTTAGGCAGAGAGAGATCTTTATGTTATCTGTGCATtaaggacacagagacactcaggACTCACAGCCCACACGACCGCCGCCACCTGCAGGACGCTTGTAGAACTGCAGCGAGAGAGCAGAATAAACATCAACAAAAGTCGTTGTTGCAGCTAAAAGAATAAAATTTATATTTGAAAAAcgaaaataaaagtaataacaagtaaatatatatatataatgtctatatttttcaaaaattcAAAAACAACTATAATAgtataaaatattatatatatatatttttttttctctctctctctctatatatatatatatatatatatatatatatatatatacacatttatatgtgtatatatttatacatacatactgtatatattttagaaatatatatagatatatttctaaaataaaacaaaaacattgtaatttattctttaaagtgaaactaaaaacaaacaaatcaacctTAGTCAGTGGTGTCGGATCAGGGCAGACGGAGTGTtgggtggtgttgggtggtgttCGTCTCTGTGTCCATCTCCTCCGTCCCCGAGATCTGCCTGACAATCTCGTGGCCGGAGCTGGACAGTAATTGGCTCTTCGGCGCCCCGGCCCTTCTTAACCCATGACCTCTTCATCTGAAGAGGAAGGACGCCGCTTCAGCCACGTCGTAGCCGTCGGAGTTTGGCGTCACGTCAAACTGGTCGCTAATGTTCTGCCAAAACGTGGAGTTTACAGCGGACCTGCCACTATAAACCCATGCATTTCCCAAATAAGCCCAGTTACAGCGGTTTACTGCGCGTGTACACCCATAATGTGAGTACTCTGCTCAAAGGGAAGAATCCACGGTGGCTCCAGCGCGTTGAACTGTGACTTGAGAGGAATTGGGGGTCTTCCCAAATGCCAAAAGCCCCATGTCTCAGGTCACCCTGTGCGAGCCACGCGGCCCGGACAGACCGGCCGGCCCGGAGAAGAAGCGCCGGCTGTTGTGtggcttttttctctctctctgtttttgtttttgttggaatttgtgtttacttaaaaatcttaattatttaattttctccataaaaaaaagcaaacccaTGTTCTGTATACAGGTATGTACTTTTCTATATGAAATGACCTCCTGCTTGTAGTTTTTATCCCGTAATTAAACTGCGATGGAAAACCTTCTCCGTAGTTTTTATTTCAGAATGTCACATCTGCGTCTTGCACATCTTTCACACACATCTTCACTTTTACGCTATTTCCTTTCTTTGCACTTTCAACTTGCCGTTCTCTtcgacaacaacaaaagaaatgtgactTTTGCAGCTGACGTGTGCGTGTTCTTTGTGCCGTTGAGTGTTTAATCAAAGCAGAGGTCGCTTTGCAGATGGAGGTAATTATGTTGTATCACTTTAAAGCTTATAACCCCGAGCTGTGTGCTTGACAccccgggacccccccccccacccccccctacccccctaAAGCCGTCGTGTTGTGCTTGTGTACTCGTGAATCCAGCCAgcatcgctcacacacacacacacacacacacacacacacacacacacgccactgcACTGTGTTACTTTGTGGGGACTCTCTTCTGTCTGCCGGGACAAAATGTTTGTCCCCGCAACATAAATCTTTACGACTTAAAATGTAGATTTGTTAAAAGTCAGGGAGACTTTGGGTTTAGGGCAAATCACCAGGAAAGTTAATTAATTGCAATGTGACGGAAATGCAACCGGGTGGATAATCTTGTATTTACTACAAAGTGAGGACCGAAGCAAATTAGAAAACCAGCAGAAGGAGGACTTTGATTGATTTGGGGTTTCAGATGTGATGGTTGAGGTTGACGTTGGGGTTAGCAGTGGGATTATGGGTCTCCAGTAAAATGAACGGAAATGGATCGTATGTCCCCTAAAGCGTCTGCGTTTGTAGGATCTGGTACTCGGTCAAAATCAGGTTTTTAACTAACAAGAGGGACGTTTTGGGGAGGTGAGGATGTTTTGGCGGCTCTTCACTTCTTCAAAGGCCCGTTCAATGAATGCAAATCAATTTTACGTCCAACGCAGTGAAGATTCTATTCACAAGCAGGGACATTTTGGCTCTCTGTAGTTTTAAGGCGGAGGTGGGGGTAACAACGGGTGTcctcacaaagaaaaaacaccgtGCCGTTCAATGCACTTCCACGCCTGCAGATAATTGGCGTGCAAGACCTCCGACGCGACAACATCGCGGGTTTTAGATTGAGACGTCTTCGCCGAAGCCTCCCTTCGTGTTTGTGTGCGGTTTTATTTCCCTCAGCCGTCTCTCGTCATCGTCTGTGTTTGTCCTTTCGGTCTGTGTTTTGCTTCCCGTACCAGAGACCCTGTAGATCGACTAAGGCCGACTGACGGTTGTgtgacgtgtctgtgtgtgtgtgtgtgtgtgtctgtgtgtgttgtgattataGTATCTCTTTGCCTTTATTGCTTCAGTGTGGAGGAAGAGCCGTTGCTAGGGCAACTGTGGCTTTGGCCGGGATTGGGGTGGTGTCCATGGGAATGGATGGTGCATTTCTACACCACGGCACTAATTAAATGCAATAACTGAAAAGTGACGTCTGGGTTTATTTAAAAGGGCTTTGTTCAacactaatctttttttttttgttgttgtcgttgtcgtctttctctccttctcactcCGTCTGTCCCCACAGTGAACGACTTCACGGTGATCCGCAAGAAGTTCAAGTGCCCCTACTGCAGCTTCTCTGCCATGCACCAGTGCATCCTGAAGAGGCACATGCGCTCCCACACGGGCGAGCGGCCTTACCCCTGTGAGATCTGTGGCAAGAAGTTCACCAGGAGGGAGCACATGAAGAGGCACACCCTGGTGAGTCCGCTCAGGGACGCGCCGTTAACGCTGCTTTAAAGGCCGGAGGTGGAATATCTATGGTGGCAGACGGGGGTCGTTTTTTACGtatttcatttctctctttgcCGACATTAGATATTTACATGTAGATTTCAACGTTTGTTGCCAGATGTCGCAAAGAGAGACTGAGAACAGTCTCAAATAAAGTGGGGCACCACTGGCGTGccggttgctttatttatcaaTCGAGTTATCAGACGGGAAACACAGTCGCCTTCAGCCACTTCAATGGTGAGAATACAAAGAGAGGTCGTGTTTTAACTGCACACAAGGGTTTTATCTGGCAAAACGACATTTTATCAATTCAATTCTTctgaaatgcaaacaaatacaatttgAGGAACTAGGCGGGTGAGGGTCGGTGTGTCCCCGGCGCTTAAACGATGCGTCCCCCGTCCAACAGGTCCACAGCAAAGACAAGAAGTACGTGTGCAAAGTCTGCAGCCGGGTCTTCATGTCGGCCGCCAGCGTCGGGATCAAACACGGCTCGCGGCGCCACGGCGTCTGCGCCGACTGCTCCGGGCGGGGCATGGCCGCCCTGCTGGACCACACCGGGGAGGTGGGCGGGGACATCTCCCCGGAGGAGGAGCTCTACCCCGGCGACCGCTTCCACGACGACCAGGCAGAGTGCGACGAGGAGATGATGGCCGAGGCGGACGGCGAGATGATGGGCGAcggcgaggagggaggcggCAAGTGGAAAGACTCGGGGATGGCCGGCGAGGCGCGCGGGGCGCTGGAcaatgagaaggaggagagcgACTCCTCGGCGCCGGAGGGCGAGCAGCAGAACGGGAGCGAGAGGGACTTCGCCTGGATCTCCTAGAAGCCGCCTCGGCCGGCTCGTCCACGCGGGCGTCTCTCAAcatcccgccgccgccgccgccgccgcctgccgGGGCGGattcctccgctctcctccaccCATTCGTGCGCGGCGGGGCCGGCCTTTTCCCTTTGGATGGAAAAGCTCAAGTGCGATTTGCGCGACGATGATctcaagacgcacacacacacacacacaaacactcacacgcaaccacacacgcgcacactttgGTGACTCTCAGCCTCCGACCACCGCGGCAGGAGAAGTGGGGTCAAGAGGTGAATGGAGCGCGAGGCTTTTTTCCTGCTTACCTCCTTTTACTTCTTatgccgtgtttttttttttttgtgcgtttttatttCGAGGCCTCGAGTCCTGTCGTTTTTCTACTCTTGTCACAACACGAACCAACAAGGAGGCCGCCAAGGACGCGGCC
It encodes:
- the LOC144383662 gene encoding uncharacterized protein LOC144383662, whose amino-acid sequence is MALSLDWPGAQGRPAPPRHQPRPQPLHCRQALCRPAAEPAPERYLCSQCPASFTLKSNADRHEKTIHYKKKLMQCAYCLKHFRDRTDLHRHLSSVHSRERGYACPACAKAFSTQKNLATHVKVCCQLGPGDLLGGGAGTGMSRGGAMDSLWRLSQEMKVDRHNLAINAEDRYGLTCSDATG